Proteins from a genomic interval of Thermoplasmatales archaeon:
- a CDS encoding transketolase family protein, whose translation MISESLRETYGEELAVLGERHNNLVVLDADLSSSTKTSIFGKKFPDRFFNMGISEQSMVTAAAGLALSGKKVFASTFAVFLMRTYEQMRQSVCYNNLDVNFVVTHAGITVGEDGATHQIVEDVGIMSGLPNMKVIVPADSYETKSVIDYLVESGTGPNYVRLSREKFPLLYDDNYSFHPGVASILRDGSDITIIGMGVMVSFALKAAEILKQKGIGVRVINMSSIKPIDKKAIIKAANDTGRVVTVEEHSIYNGLGSRVAEVISESHPVHLKRVGMMDTFGKSGKSWELFDYFHMGVNDIVKVSEECFRKETYYENIS comes from the coding sequence ATGATCTCCGAGAGCTTGCGCGAAACATACGGAGAAGAACTAGCAGTTTTGGGTGAGAGGCACAATAACCTCGTCGTTCTTGACGCAGATCTTTCATCTTCTACGAAGACTTCCATTTTCGGGAAGAAATTTCCGGATCGCTTCTTCAATATGGGCATCTCTGAACAGTCCATGGTCACCGCTGCTGCTGGTCTCGCTCTCAGCGGTAAGAAGGTGTTTGCTTCCACTTTCGCTGTATTCCTGATGAGAACATATGAACAAATGAGGCAATCGGTGTGCTACAATAATTTGGACGTAAATTTTGTTGTAACTCATGCAGGCATAACCGTGGGCGAAGACGGTGCTACACACCAGATTGTTGAGGATGTTGGTATAATGTCAGGCCTTCCCAACATGAAAGTTATCGTACCAGCAGATTCTTATGAGACAAAGAGCGTTATAGATTATCTAGTGGAATCTGGAACTGGACCGAATTATGTTAGACTCTCAAGGGAAAAATTCCCACTTTTATACGACGATAATTATAGTTTTCACCCAGGGGTGGCGTCCATTTTGCGTGATGGCAGCGATATTACGATAATAGGCATGGGTGTCATGGTCTCCTTTGCTCTGAAGGCGGCTGAAATACTGAAACAGAAAGGCATAGGCGTTCGCGTGATCAACATGTCATCGATTAAACCCATTGACAAGAAGGCAATAATTAAAGCCGCAAACGACACGGGGAGAGTAGTAACGGTCGAGGAACACTCCATATATAATGGTCTTGGCAGTAGAGTCGCGGAAGTAATTTCCGAGAGTCATCCTGTTCATTTGAAGCGTGTGGGTATGATGGACACGTTTGGAAAATCCGGTAAATCTTGGGAGCTCTTCGATTACTTTCATATGGGCGTGAACGATATAGTAAAAGTTTCGGAAGAATGCTTTAGGAAGGAGACTTATTATGAAAATATTTCTTGA
- a CDS encoding hydroxymethylglutaryl-CoA reductase, degradative, translating into MLNRFSGFYKRTPSERLSIVAKETNLSSEEIEELYKTGSLNTDLAGKLVENVISTLEIPVGIVPNFIVNGKSHFVPMAIEEASVVAACSNSSRIANESGGFTADSSDPVMIGQIQIINVKDPEKVIDHITKAREEILDIANSRSRTLKKLNAGAKDIRTRVLNDPGRSVLLEIYVDVRDAMGANVINSMCEAVASFLTEQFDIETNLRILSNLTPNRVTKSSAVFRSDLIGGSEVSKRIVKAYEMANVDPFRAATHNKGIMNGIDAVLLATLNDWRAAEANAHTYYHFSGNLSISKYSLDSSDNLLGEIEIPLAVGTVGGSTNSVRKAAIFRKILNVSDSREFSNLLASIGLAQNFAALRALCSEGIQEGHMRLHARSLAASVGATGELIETISKIMIREKDISMSRAASLYDEMRKKN; encoded by the coding sequence ATGCTAAATCGATTCTCGGGATTTTATAAACGCACTCCAAGCGAGAGGCTCTCAATAGTTGCCAAAGAAACAAATCTTAGCAGTGAAGAAATAGAGGAACTTTATAAGACTGGGAGCCTCAACACGGACCTCGCAGGAAAACTTGTAGAGAACGTTATTTCCACGTTGGAAATACCAGTAGGAATAGTCCCAAATTTTATCGTTAACGGGAAATCACATTTTGTTCCAATGGCCATAGAAGAAGCCTCTGTTGTTGCAGCATGCTCAAACTCTTCCAGGATAGCAAATGAATCCGGGGGTTTTACTGCCGACTCATCAGATCCCGTCATGATCGGTCAGATCCAGATCATAAATGTGAAAGACCCTGAGAAAGTTATAGATCATATTACAAAAGCACGCGAAGAGATTTTGGATATTGCAAATTCAAGAAGCCGAACTCTCAAAAAACTCAATGCCGGTGCAAAAGACATACGCACACGTGTTCTGAATGACCCTGGAAGAAGTGTTCTGCTGGAGATTTACGTTGATGTCAGGGATGCAATGGGGGCAAACGTCATTAACAGTATGTGCGAAGCTGTTGCGTCTTTTTTGACGGAGCAGTTCGATATTGAGACGAACCTTCGCATTCTCAGTAACCTGACACCAAACAGGGTGACGAAAAGCAGTGCGGTTTTCAGAAGTGATCTGATTGGCGGAAGCGAAGTTTCAAAACGCATTGTGAAGGCATATGAGATGGCCAATGTCGATCCATTCAGAGCAGCCACTCATAACAAAGGCATTATGAACGGCATCGATGCGGTCCTTCTTGCAACTTTGAATGATTGGAGGGCAGCAGAAGCCAACGCCCATACCTATTATCATTTCAGTGGGAATCTTTCGATCTCCAAATATTCACTGGATAGTTCGGATAATCTTCTAGGTGAGATAGAGATTCCGCTTGCTGTCGGCACTGTCGGTGGTTCTACAAATTCCGTAAGGAAAGCGGCGATATTTCGGAAAATATTGAACGTCAGTGATTCAAGGGAATTCTCTAATCTTTTGGCTTCTATAGGCTTGGCGCAGAATTTCGCTGCACTTCGAGCGCTTTGCTCCGAAGGAATTCAGGAGGGCCACATGAGGCTTCACGCCAGATCATTGGCGGCTTCGGTCGGTGCTACTGGTGAGTTGATCGAAACAATATCGAAGATAATGATACGGGAAAAGGACATAAGTATGTCAAGGGCAGCATCTCTTTACGATGAAATGAGAAAGAAGAATTAA
- the pyrB gene encoding aspartate carbamoyltransferase, translating to MLKNKSLVSIEDVTTTELEEIFKIAGEMENSLASGKPLKTMDGKIMVTIFYEPSTRTRLSFESAMHRLGGSVLSISEIKSSSVAKGETLADTVRMAEGYADIIVVRHPMEGAARLASRFSSKPVINAGDGSGQHPTQTILDLYTIRKEIGDLNGKEITIVGDLKYGRTVHSLLIALSKYDVSVNLVSPQLLRLPNYVYSRIENSMKVKMTEDLNRVIETTDVLYVTRIQKERFSDPNEYKSVIGSYSINMNTVSAMKEKSIIMHPLPRIDEISPEVDRSPKAVYFRQANNGVPVRMALISEILG from the coding sequence ATGTTAAAGAACAAGAGCCTTGTTTCAATTGAGGATGTAACAACCACGGAACTTGAGGAAATATTCAAAATCGCTGGCGAAATGGAGAATTCTCTGGCTTCAGGCAAACCGCTTAAAACCATGGATGGAAAGATCATGGTTACAATATTTTACGAACCAAGCACGAGAACTAGACTGTCTTTTGAAAGCGCAATGCACAGGCTTGGCGGGAGTGTTCTTTCGATTTCTGAAATTAAATCCTCATCCGTTGCAAAGGGAGAGACACTTGCAGATACAGTCAGGATGGCAGAAGGCTACGCGGACATCATTGTGGTTCGCCATCCGATGGAAGGGGCCGCAAGACTTGCATCCCGCTTTTCAAGCAAACCGGTGATAAACGCAGGAGATGGTTCCGGACAGCACCCGACACAGACAATTCTTGATCTGTATACCATAAGAAAGGAAATAGGGGATCTTAATGGGAAGGAGATAACCATTGTTGGCGACCTGAAATATGGGAGAACTGTACATTCTCTCCTCATAGCCCTTAGTAAATACGATGTTTCCGTAAACCTCGTTTCCCCCCAACTCCTTAGACTCCCAAATTATGTGTATTCAAGAATTGAGAACAGTATGAAGGTGAAGATGACTGAGGATCTTAACAGAGTTATAGAGACGACTGATGTGCTCTATGTTACGAGAATACAGAAAGAAAGGTTTTCTGATCCAAACGAATATAAGAGTGTTATCGGTTCCTACTCGATAAACATGAATACGGTCTCGGCGATGAAGGAAAAATCGATAATTATGCATCCGCTCCCAAGGATCGACGAGATCTCACCTGAAGTTGACCGATCGCCTAAAGCTGTTTACTTCAGGCAGGCCAATAACGGGGTACCGGTTAGAATGGCGCTTATTTCTGAGATACTGGGGTGA
- a CDS encoding glycosyltransferase, translating into MNTFDSAKYKAKSTLSDIDLNKVTILMPVYNESIPIFTESINSVAKQGCKFVVVGDSNDDPYRSIVESLGGTFIYQEKHLGQKGTIATGMSYVETEYVMFVDSDTVLPDNAAKSLLSRFTDGVGGVGANITVRRTDSRIGYMSEFIERSKEVVYKAMAHHGSVMNLDGPCAMYDTKVIKPFVLSDEFVHSRVLGRPSQLGEDWLMTNYIIRKGLLAVKDFDTKVETYPQGSLKKFWRQSVRWGRSGWVRLGREIRDGTMTKAGKFYSFELSYVYILPVFTLVMALIRVGIFINFHPYFFDPLKPGNFLDFTALERFAHHMSGRIGIGVIGYAGSALFLTRVASQITPGQRLRTIAYGSIALLIMFCSTIYGLLTFWKRTDWLTR; encoded by the coding sequence ATGAACACATTCGATTCTGCGAAATATAAAGCCAAATCTACTTTGTCGGATATCGACTTGAACAAAGTTACTATCCTTATGCCGGTTTACAATGAGAGCATTCCCATATTCACCGAATCCATAAATTCCGTTGCCAAACAGGGATGTAAATTTGTCGTTGTTGGCGATTCCAATGATGATCCTTATCGCTCTATAGTAGAATCACTTGGTGGAACCTTCATTTATCAGGAAAAGCATTTGGGGCAAAAAGGCACAATCGCAACAGGTATGTCTTATGTCGAAACTGAATATGTCATGTTTGTAGATAGCGACACGGTTCTTCCAGACAACGCAGCAAAAAGCCTTTTGAGCAGATTTACTGATGGTGTTGGTGGCGTCGGTGCAAACATAACGGTCAGGAGAACGGATAGCAGAATAGGATATATGTCTGAGTTCATAGAGCGTTCTAAAGAAGTGGTTTATAAAGCGATGGCTCACCACGGGAGCGTCATGAATCTTGATGGGCCCTGCGCTATGTATGACACGAAAGTCATAAAACCATTCGTACTTTCTGACGAGTTCGTTCATTCCAGGGTTCTCGGCAGACCTAGCCAGCTTGGCGAGGATTGGTTGATGACTAATTATATAATCAGAAAAGGATTGCTCGCTGTTAAGGACTTTGATACAAAGGTTGAGACGTATCCTCAGGGGTCTCTGAAAAAATTCTGGAGGCAGAGCGTCAGGTGGGGGAGATCCGGTTGGGTTCGATTAGGCAGGGAGATCAGGGACGGCACTATGACAAAGGCAGGAAAATTTTACAGTTTTGAATTATCTTATGTTTATATTTTGCCTGTCTTTACATTGGTAATGGCTCTCATCAGAGTAGGAATATTCATAAATTTCCACCCGTACTTTTTCGATCCATTGAAACCCGGTAATTTCTTAGATTTCACGGCTCTCGAGAGATTCGCGCACCATATGTCAGGAAGAATAGGCATAGGGGTTATCGGATATGCCGGGAGCGCACTATTTCTCACAAGGGTTGCATCGCAGATTACGCCTGGACAGAGGCTAAGAACCATTGCTTATGGATCGATAGCCCTGCTAATAATGTTCTGTTCGACCATTTATGGACTTCTAACATTTTGGAAGAGGACAGACTGGCTCACAAGATAG
- the fsa gene encoding fructose-6-phosphate aldolase, which translates to MKIFLDTSNVEEIREGVAMGIVDGVTTNPSLAMKETQKGRSFAEIIQEILKVTPGPVSVEVVATEYSEMIQQAERVAKLGANAVVKIPMTLDGLKAIKVLKSKNIPVNCTLIFNPIQALLAAKCGAEYVSPFVGRLDDIGEDGMAIIDQIRMIFDNYEISTKILVASIRNPVHVLRAAVIGADVVTLPFDVLKKLPEHPKTSEGLSRFLSDWKKVSPDGSFPI; encoded by the coding sequence ATGAAAATATTTCTTGATACGTCAAACGTTGAAGAGATAAGGGAAGGCGTTGCAATGGGTATTGTTGACGGAGTTACGACAAACCCGTCTCTTGCAATGAAGGAAACGCAGAAAGGCAGATCCTTTGCAGAGATAATCCAGGAAATCCTGAAAGTGACGCCCGGTCCTGTCAGTGTAGAGGTTGTTGCGACAGAATACAGCGAGATGATCCAGCAGGCTGAGAGAGTCGCTAAGTTGGGTGCAAATGCAGTTGTGAAGATACCCATGACTCTGGACGGGCTGAAGGCCATAAAAGTCCTAAAATCGAAGAATATACCTGTAAACTGTACACTTATATTCAATCCAATTCAGGCTCTTCTTGCTGCAAAGTGTGGGGCTGAATACGTTTCACCCTTTGTCGGAAGACTTGATGACATTGGGGAGGACGGGATGGCGATAATCGACCAGATCAGGATGATCTTTGACAATTATGAAATATCGACAAAGATTCTTGTTGCTTCAATAAGGAATCCAGTTCACGTTTTGAGGGCTGCTGTTATAGGGGCCGATGTTGTTACTCTCCCGTTCGATGTTCTCAAAAAATTACCCGAGCATCCAAAAACATCAGAAGGACTTAGCAGGTTCCTCTCGGACTGGAAGAAGGTGTCTCCAGACGGGAGTTTTCCGATCTAA
- the purB gene encoding adenylosuccinate lyase, with product MPVSPIEFRYGRDEVKNIFSEESRFEYFLKVERAIAQAESEFKVIPKDAYESIKAVVDSGNVTLNRMKEIERETRHDIAALVKAISEQCPENGDYVHFGATSNDIDDSATALQIKDFLSYLEDDLLRFQEVLATLVLKYKNTPMLGRTHGQHASPITFGLKLSVYLTEMNRNVERLLESRKRIIAGKLSGPVGTGASLGPDFLRIQERAMEILGISVDVPANQVVDRDRYIEFLSLINLIATLLEKIGTEIRNLQRPEIGEVSEYFDATRQIGSSSMPSKVNPVNSENVVSLARFIRSLIVSEYEAAVTWHERDLTNSASERFVIPYACILTDHILTKMTSVLETLKVDDKRMLDNLLADDFTLSEEYVTELTTLGVPRQTAHELVRSSAMYAADRGISLTQAILKNRDVPENVIKRLPKIDDPTKFVGHSRELCDLALRDWIRTKSALVEGKKVGKIQR from the coding sequence ATGCCAGTATCACCGATTGAGTTCCGTTATGGTCGTGATGAAGTCAAGAATATCTTCTCCGAAGAATCGAGATTTGAGTATTTTCTGAAGGTCGAAAGAGCCATTGCACAGGCAGAATCCGAATTCAAAGTCATTCCAAAGGATGCTTATGAATCTATTAAGGCAGTTGTCGATTCAGGAAATGTTACGCTGAACAGAATGAAGGAAATCGAAAGGGAGACAAGACATGATATTGCCGCTCTCGTAAAGGCAATTTCTGAGCAATGCCCTGAAAATGGAGACTATGTTCACTTTGGGGCTACATCTAACGATATTGACGATAGTGCAACAGCGTTGCAAATAAAAGACTTCCTTTCTTATCTCGAGGATGATCTCTTGAGATTTCAGGAAGTGCTCGCCACTCTAGTTCTGAAATACAAAAATACACCCATGCTAGGAAGAACGCACGGTCAGCATGCCAGTCCGATAACGTTTGGCCTAAAATTATCGGTTTACCTGACAGAGATGAATCGCAACGTAGAAAGACTTTTGGAGTCCCGCAAAAGGATAATTGCTGGAAAATTATCTGGTCCGGTTGGGACTGGGGCTTCCCTGGGACCTGATTTTTTAAGGATCCAAGAAAGGGCAATGGAAATCCTGGGAATTTCCGTAGACGTACCTGCAAATCAGGTCGTTGATCGTGACAGATACATAGAATTCCTGTCTTTGATTAACCTTATTGCTACGCTCTTAGAAAAAATTGGAACAGAAATAAGGAATCTACAACGTCCAGAAATCGGTGAGGTTTCGGAATACTTTGATGCAACGAGGCAGATCGGATCAAGTTCAATGCCCAGCAAGGTGAATCCCGTAAATTCAGAGAATGTTGTAAGCCTTGCGCGATTCATAAGAAGCCTCATCGTCTCCGAGTACGAGGCTGCCGTTACCTGGCACGAAAGAGACCTCACAAACAGTGCATCGGAGCGTTTTGTTATTCCCTACGCATGTATTCTCACCGATCATATCCTGACAAAGATGACATCTGTGCTTGAAACCCTGAAAGTTGACGATAAGAGAATGCTCGACAACCTTCTTGCAGATGACTTTACTCTTTCGGAAGAGTATGTTACCGAACTCACCACTCTAGGCGTTCCGAGGCAGACTGCACACGAACTTGTAAGATCAAGTGCTATGTATGCGGCCGACCGTGGAATTTCCTTAACACAAGCTATTTTAAAGAATCGAGATGTACCCGAAAATGTGATCAAACGTTTACCCAAAATTGATGATCCAACAAAATTCGTTGGACATTCGCGTGAATTGTGCGATCTTGCGCTCAGGGACTGGATAAGGACAAAATCTGCTCTGGTGGAGGGGAAGAAAGTTGGAAAGATTCAAAGATGA
- a CDS encoding diphthine--ammonia ligase — protein MKAVTLLSGGKDSFLSTVLAIEQGMDIVEALTIIPEEFSYMYHFPNADRASYVSGLLNLRSEYMNENDLVLKLKNLSESGVSTLISGAIASDYQKTRIEKLCTILNMRSFTPLWRKDQKAVLMEIIRRGILPVIVSVSADGFTKEDLGHVIDEDYLAELEKKEEKFGINISGEGGEYETFVTYPGYGKRLSIMKSHILWEGSHGYLLLDEIG, from the coding sequence TTGAAAGCCGTAACATTGTTGTCAGGAGGAAAGGATTCGTTTCTCTCAACCGTGCTAGCAATAGAACAGGGGATGGACATTGTTGAAGCTTTAACCATAATTCCCGAGGAATTCTCCTACATGTATCATTTTCCAAACGCAGACAGGGCTTCATATGTATCCGGTCTGCTTAATCTCCGATCTGAATATATGAATGAGAACGATCTTGTCCTGAAGCTAAAAAATTTGTCGGAATCCGGTGTTAGCACACTGATCTCTGGGGCAATAGCGTCTGACTATCAGAAGACAAGAATTGAGAAATTGTGTACCATTTTAAATATGCGCTCCTTTACGCCACTTTGGCGAAAGGATCAGAAAGCTGTTTTAATGGAGATCATCAGACGAGGCATATTGCCAGTAATTGTATCTGTTTCCGCGGACGGGTTCACAAAAGAGGACCTTGGGCATGTAATCGACGAAGATTATCTGGCTGAATTAGAGAAAAAAGAAGAAAAGTTTGGGATTAACATAAGTGGTGAGGGAGGAGAATACGAGACATTCGTAACCTATCCAGGTTACGGGAAGCGCCTTAGTATTATGAAATCGCACATTTTGTGGGAAGGTTCTCACGGTTATCTTTTACTCGACGAGATAGGTTAA
- a CDS encoding peroxiredoxin, translating to MTVEVGERAPEFEALDQNLKQRKLSEFKGNKLVLAFFPGAFTGVCTKEMCRFRDSMAGFNNLGAKVVGISVDTPFSLAEFAKANKLNFDLLSDAEKNVSKKYGVLYENFVNIHGLRASKRSVFVLDKEGNVRYKWVSEDPGVEPDYEKVKEEVSKLK from the coding sequence ATGACAGTTGAAGTTGGAGAACGCGCACCAGAATTTGAAGCGCTGGATCAAAATCTGAAACAGAGAAAGCTATCGGAGTTTAAAGGTAATAAATTGGTTCTTGCATTTTTCCCAGGTGCTTTTACAGGCGTATGCACTAAGGAGATGTGCAGATTCAGGGATTCAATGGCAGGATTCAATAATCTTGGGGCAAAAGTTGTTGGTATAAGCGTTGATACGCCGTTTTCTCTTGCTGAATTTGCAAAGGCTAACAAACTAAACTTCGATCTGCTCAGTGACGCGGAAAAGAACGTCTCAAAAAAATATGGTGTCCTCTATGAGAACTTTGTGAACATCCATGGTCTCAGAGCTTCCAAAAGATCGGTTTTTGTACTGGACAAGGAAGGCAATGTCAGATACAAGTGGGTTTCCGAAGATCCCGGTGTAGAACCTGACTACGAGAAAGTCAAAGAAGAAGTATCAAAACTAAAATAA
- a CDS encoding DUF2240 family protein — translation MNIDLSKKLITAAFSVKKGAKGLTLQDFISTLSFKKNLLDPETVTEFVKAASNAGILVERDDLYIPNFSVSGIIVPLDFSVTRDELFSSPVERPVVDRILDSMVVNGKFSKKEIIEKAREIMSGSKFMTFEIALLALMSDQGYDTKQFCDELLAGLGSSHSV, via the coding sequence ATGAATATAGACCTTTCCAAGAAGTTGATAACAGCAGCATTTTCTGTTAAAAAGGGGGCAAAAGGTTTGACCCTCCAGGATTTTATTAGTACACTTTCTTTTAAGAAGAACCTCCTTGATCCAGAGACTGTTACAGAGTTTGTAAAGGCCGCCAGCAATGCTGGAATTCTGGTTGAGCGTGACGATCTTTATATCCCGAATTTCAGTGTATCGGGCATAATTGTTCCACTGGATTTCTCTGTGACCCGGGATGAGCTCTTTTCTTCGCCTGTGGAGCGGCCAGTCGTTGACCGGATCCTCGATTCCATGGTCGTTAACGGAAAATTCAGCAAAAAAGAGATCATTGAAAAGGCAAGAGAAATTATGTCAGGATCTAAGTTCATGACCTTTGAGATAGCGCTTCTTGCCTTAATGTCAGATCAGGGATATGATACAAAACAATTCTGCGATGAACTCCTTGCTGGTCTCGGTTCCTCACATTCAGTCTGA
- a CDS encoding transketolase, translating into MEAYDIIDLKRVSNVIRRKVIEMVYSAKSGHPGGSLSAADILTVLYFKEMNIDPLHSDDPDRDRFIMSKGHASPGLYATLSVRGFFPESFLSGFRKLNSKLEGHVHRGVPGVEVSTGSLGQGLGVGVGMALAGKLDQRSYRVFVLVGDGEIEEGNIWESIMAANKYHLNNLVAILDRNRIQLDGFTRDIMPLNNIPDMIASFGWNVLEIDGHDYNQIISAIEEAKESLEKPTFIVANTVKGKGVSYMENNPKYHGSPPASEEEYRLALSELSGGE; encoded by the coding sequence ATGGAAGCCTATGATATTATCGACCTCAAACGCGTTTCTAACGTGATCAGGCGAAAGGTTATTGAAATGGTCTATTCTGCGAAAAGCGGCCATCCTGGTGGATCTCTGAGCGCGGCAGATATACTGACTGTCCTTTATTTTAAAGAGATGAACATCGATCCCCTTCATTCCGATGATCCGGACAGGGATCGGTTTATCATGAGTAAGGGTCATGCATCTCCAGGTCTCTATGCAACACTTTCCGTAAGGGGATTTTTTCCAGAATCTTTCCTCTCCGGTTTCAGAAAATTGAATTCTAAACTTGAAGGACATGTCCACAGGGGTGTTCCGGGCGTTGAAGTATCCACGGGATCACTTGGGCAGGGTCTTGGCGTAGGCGTCGGAATGGCACTTGCCGGTAAACTTGATCAGCGTTCATACAGGGTTTTCGTACTGGTCGGGGATGGCGAAATTGAGGAAGGAAATATATGGGAGTCGATAATGGCTGCTAATAAGTATCACCTGAATAACCTCGTAGCGATACTCGACCGGAACAGGATACAGCTTGATGGCTTCACTCGGGACATAATGCCTCTCAATAATATACCCGACATGATCGCGAGTTTCGGGTGGAATGTCCTTGAGATAGACGGCCATGATTATAACCAGATTATTTCAGCGATAGAAGAGGCAAAGGAATCGCTGGAAAAACCTACTTTTATAGTGGCGAATACAGTTAAAGGTAAAGGCGTAAGCTACATGGAAAATAATCCGAAGTATCATGGTTCGCCGCCCGCTTCAGAGGAAGAATACAGGCTTGCCCTATCCGAACTTTCTGGTGGTGAATAA
- the ftsZ gene encoding cell division protein FtsZ, whose amino-acid sequence MVTPSMSDFEEEEEKIGTSEEELQEYLDKLKVKIRVFGAGGAGSNTINRLMKEGVVGVTLIACNTDAAHLLKIKANHKVLLGKNLTRGLGSGADPKVGEQAAKESDQEIVKYTSGVDIAFVAAGLGGGTGTGSAYYIASRAKEGGSLTISVVSMPFTSEGSVRLKNAMWGLRKLIRASDCVILIPNDKLVELVPDMPMEKAFRFADEVMVRAITGISDLITKPGLINLDFNDLRTVMKDTGLAMIGMGQGMGEPGTRVSDAVQKALASPFLQLDMSKASGVIVNVIGGKDLQLEETSNASDMIRKRVGKNTRIIWGTTVDNRVESGTVQVLVVATGLTTSVYPEMAGEVESDHGMDMIS is encoded by the coding sequence ATGGTAACACCAAGCATGTCTGATTTTGAAGAAGAAGAGGAAAAGATAGGTACTTCCGAAGAAGAATTACAGGAATATTTAGATAAATTAAAGGTAAAGATAAGAGTATTCGGAGCGGGTGGCGCCGGATCGAATACGATCAACCGACTCATGAAAGAGGGTGTAGTTGGTGTAACTCTCATTGCTTGCAATACTGACGCTGCGCATTTGCTCAAAATAAAGGCGAATCATAAAGTACTGCTCGGAAAGAATCTCACCAGGGGTCTTGGTTCAGGCGCCGATCCAAAGGTCGGTGAACAAGCCGCAAAGGAATCCGATCAGGAGATCGTAAAATACACATCTGGCGTCGACATTGCATTTGTGGCTGCAGGCCTTGGCGGTGGAACTGGAACTGGATCAGCATATTATATCGCCTCCCGAGCCAAAGAAGGTGGATCTTTGACAATCTCAGTAGTTTCCATGCCCTTTACTTCAGAGGGTTCTGTGAGGCTAAAGAACGCGATGTGGGGCCTGAGAAAACTTATTAGAGCATCAGATTGCGTTATACTCATACCAAATGACAAGCTTGTTGAACTTGTCCCCGATATGCCAATGGAAAAGGCTTTTAGATTCGCCGACGAGGTTATGGTTAGGGCAATAACAGGTATATCAGACTTAATTACTAAACCCGGTCTGATTAACCTTGACTTTAACGATCTCAGAACAGTAATGAAAGACACTGGCCTTGCTATGATAGGCATGGGGCAGGGCATGGGAGAACCTGGGACAAGGGTGAGCGACGCGGTCCAGAAAGCGTTAGCATCTCCATTCCTTCAGCTTGACATGTCTAAAGCTTCAGGTGTCATCGTTAACGTTATTGGTGGAAAGGACCTCCAGCTTGAGGAAACAAGCAATGCTTCCGATATGATACGTAAGAGAGTTGGCAAAAATACAAGGATCATATGGGGAACAACCGTGGATAACAGAGTGGAGAGTGGAACGGTTCAGGTTCTCGTCGTCGCCACGGGCTTAACTACAAGTGTTTATCCCGAGATGGCTGGAGAAGTTGAAAGCGATCATGGCATGGACATGATCTCCTGA
- the pyrI gene encoding aspartate carbamoyltransferase regulatory subunit translates to MERTLKISKIKDGTVIDHIPAGKALKVLDILGIDERNMNSISIGIRVPSHKIALKDVIKIENRDLERFEVDKISLIAPTATITIVKDYEIEEKFIVEMPKRVVGILKCVNGNCITNQKEPVESEFTIVTKSPLTIKCVFCERTMDEKEITNEL, encoded by the coding sequence ATGGAAAGAACATTAAAAATTTCAAAGATCAAAGATGGAACTGTGATTGATCATATACCTGCTGGGAAAGCACTGAAGGTTCTCGATATACTTGGTATCGACGAACGAAACATGAACTCCATCAGTATAGGGATTCGTGTTCCAAGCCACAAAATTGCTCTCAAAGACGTTATCAAGATAGAAAACCGCGATCTGGAGAGATTTGAAGTCGACAAGATATCTCTGATAGCTCCAACCGCAACTATAACAATAGTTAAGGATTACGAAATTGAAGAGAAATTTATCGTTGAGATGCCAAAGAGAGTTGTCGGAATTCTCAAATGCGTAAATGGCAACTGTATCACGAACCAAAAGGAACCGGTTGAGAGCGAATTCACGATTGTGACAAAGAGCCCGCTTACGATAAAATGCGTATTTTGCGAAAGAACCATGGATGAAAAAGAAATAACCAATGAACTATAG